A stretch of the Glutamicibacter sp. JL.03c genome encodes the following:
- a CDS encoding acyl-CoA dehydrogenase family protein, which translates to MSIESILTDQLLERFRERAAQYDTENSFAVEDFDELVSLGYLKALVPVDKGGLGWSAEQLALAQRRLATAAPATALAVNMHHVWASVARVLQARGDSRLQMVTDWIAQGEVMAFGISEPGNDSVLFDSRTSASTGPDGSVTFNGLKIFTSLAPAFTRLGVFGKDETTGELVHAFVSKGDGVESMGDWNTLGMRASQSHTTKLVNAVSPAQWVHSRLPAGPNPDLLIFGIFASFLTLTASVYVGIADRAVSLGQQALNNRTHHDGTRYSQDPRARGLLSQAAMRLISLDALQRSVAKDIDELVDHQDAWFPKLVTLRTLAGDTARENVQVLGQLLGGGGYFRGSEFERLYRDVQASWYHPSNAASAENTVASWLVGPLEK; encoded by the coding sequence GTGTCCATCGAGTCAATCCTTACAGATCAGCTTCTCGAGCGGTTCCGCGAACGTGCCGCTCAGTACGATACTGAAAATTCTTTCGCTGTCGAAGACTTTGATGAGCTGGTGTCGTTGGGTTATCTGAAAGCGCTGGTCCCCGTGGACAAGGGCGGGCTTGGCTGGAGCGCGGAACAGCTTGCCCTGGCGCAGCGTCGATTGGCAACAGCTGCGCCTGCTACCGCCTTGGCAGTGAACATGCATCATGTTTGGGCTTCGGTTGCCAGAGTGCTTCAGGCCAGGGGCGATAGCCGTCTTCAGATGGTCACCGACTGGATTGCACAGGGCGAGGTGATGGCCTTTGGAATCTCGGAACCCGGCAATGATTCCGTTCTTTTTGATTCGAGAACTTCAGCATCAACCGGCCCGGATGGATCCGTGACCTTCAACGGTCTCAAGATATTCACTTCGCTAGCACCGGCATTCACCCGGCTGGGGGTTTTTGGGAAAGATGAAACAACGGGAGAACTCGTCCACGCGTTCGTCTCCAAGGGTGATGGTGTTGAATCCATGGGGGATTGGAACACGCTGGGAATGCGGGCCAGCCAATCGCACACCACCAAACTAGTCAATGCAGTGTCCCCGGCTCAATGGGTACACAGCCGGCTTCCGGCGGGACCGAATCCCGATCTGCTGATCTTCGGGATCTTTGCCTCCTTCCTCACCCTCACCGCCAGCGTATATGTGGGCATCGCCGATCGGGCCGTGAGCTTAGGGCAGCAGGCTTTGAACAACAGGACGCATCATGACGGAACCAGGTACTCCCAGGACCCACGCGCACGCGGATTGCTATCCCAAGCTGCCATGCGGCTCATCTCGCTTGATGCGCTCCAGCGATCTGTCGCAAAGGACATTGACGAATTAGTGGACCATCAGGACGCGTGGTTCCCGAAGCTTGTCACGCTGCGCACCCTTGCCGGCGACACGGCGCGCGAGAATGTTCAGGTGCTGGGGCAGCTGCTTGGAGGTGGCGGGTATTTCCGCGGTTCCGAATTCGAGAGGCTATACCGCGATGTGCAGGCCAGCTGGTACCACCCGTCCAACGCCGCATCCGCAGAAAATACCGTCGCCTCCTGGCTGGTGGGGCCGCTGGAAAAGTGA
- a CDS encoding DUF5703 family protein gives MLQERIKPPVHHSDEQRFEYLVITSYPSEPVHVARAALREHADNGKWELMRTCRYEGGVYKYWLRRRVMRIRSTLPPLD, from the coding sequence ATGCTTCAAGAACGAATTAAACCGCCAGTGCATCACTCCGATGAACAGCGCTTTGAATATCTGGTGATCACTTCGTATCCCAGCGAACCTGTTCATGTTGCCCGCGCGGCCTTGCGTGAACACGCTGACAACGGCAAATGGGAACTGATGCGGACGTGCAGGTACGAAGGCGGCGTCTACAAATATTGGCTGCGCCGCAGGGTCATGCGAATCCGCAGTACCCTGCCGCCGCTGGACTAG